acaatTTCTTGCTTTAAAAGGTTCAGTTCAGGAACTTTCCATTGACATTAAATAAGGATATTTTAATTGTAATTGAATTGTATCAACATTTCagggcaggtttatcaaatgtgagtttacagcctaaaacatgaaaactcacccaccttctattaatttctatgggattttatttatttttttctattacagaAAACCTGAAAGAAATGGTCAACTGTGAAGAGTGCAAAACTATGATTAACTCGCTTTGCCAAGGACCAAGTGTATGTAAAGGTAGGTGGAttttgttcccagttactgtaaTAGTGTCTTTTTTTTAGCAATTGCTTTTTAATGACATTTCAATTCCTATATGTAACTATCAAAGGATAAAGTAAAGTCAAGTGAATTTGTCCACTTGTATCACCTGATACTGTATGACTCTAGATTATGTAGAATGAGATTTAGGGCTATATTCCAACACAGGTGAATTTTTAAACAAAGTGTACTAGACCCCTGAGGAGAAAGAGAAAGCCACCAGAAAGCTGAATAACTGAGCTGTTTTCtaagtattattttattgttgttcCTTTCCTTCCTTTAGGAGATCGAGAAAGACGAATTGCAGTTGAGACTGCACAGGTTGATGCGACAGCAGTGAAATTGACCAACATAGCAATGGGCATTGCAGTAATTGCAGGATTTATAGTCTTTGTACTACTTGTAGCAATGTGAGTCTCTCTTATACACTACATTTTGGTAATGTGACCAAATGAAACtggaagtaataaaacagtaggggtcatttatagatTTCTGGGGCACAATAGCAAGCACATATTCCCTAAAGGAAAGCTGCACTCTGTTCCTTGCGCCAGATTGCTCTTGCCATTTTGCAAGATCAGAAAGCTGTGTGAACTTTGCATGCTGCATTCTGCTCTGTAAATGACCACtacaatgtaaaaaatgtttagcttTTAAATTAAAgaaggatgattttttttttcatttgtttgcagTGCTTTAATATACACATACTACACCAGGAAAGAAATAGCATTATTTACAGTTGAAACTGAAGAAATGGAAGAGGTGTAAGGTAaggcaatttctgcaaaaaaaaaagattgtgtttTTATTGTGCTCTTTGTGATTTTTACTTTAAATACTTGTGGTCCTTTAGGTTTGAATACCAGatataatattgataaatatGGAGACAATCTATATACTTTATTTTGTGTATTGTACCATTGCTTAACtgcatttctctataaatgttaAGGTAATTGTATATGCCTGCATTC
The sequence above is a segment of the Xenopus tropicalis strain Nigerian chromosome 7, UCB_Xtro_10.0, whole genome shotgun sequence genome. Coding sequences within it:
- the LOC116412291 gene encoding uncharacterized protein LOC116412291 isoform X2, which codes for MVMEMESNYFKKYASNHYSGYIDYQDLGAIVQRLLNKLPSVINFNGSDEQYFDNLVSFRKGIIEDLKPALKKAHDLVCSPSECENLKEMVNCEECKTMINSLCQGPSVCKGDRERRIAVETAQVDATAVKLTNIAMGIAVIAGFIVFVLLVAIALIYTYYTRKEIALFTVETEEMEEV